One Vibrio gallaecicus genomic region harbors:
- a CDS encoding formate--tetrahydrofolate ligase, with protein MLSDIDICRSTVLAPINSIARKAGLLDQEFQALGQHKAKVSLSCLDRLTNDSAINGELDHNLKTQGKLIVVTAITPTPLGEGKTVTTIGLAQGIAKLNESASACIRQPSMGPVFGVKGGAAGGGYSQVAPMEELNLHLTGDIHAVTAAHNLASAAIDARIYHEQREGTLAFEQRSGLQALNIDSDRVVWRRVLDHNDRALRMITVGKNEAGKSINGYEREDGFDISAASELMAILALASDLQDLRKRIGKTVLAYDINNKALTADDFQVAGAMTVTLKDAIEPTLMQTLEGVPAFIHSGPFANIAHGNSSIIADNIALQLSDYVVTEGGFGSDMGFEKACNIKAQTSGKSPDCAVIVTTLRGLKANSGLYNLQQGNPLPDSIFNDDNKALIAGFENLKWHLKNVKKYGVTPVVAINRFPQDSDNELALLKSMVNTYDPEVSVEISNAFGQGGEGAIELAKSVIKACDNDDTFTPLYKFEQTLEEKIMAVAEVGYGASSVTLSETAKCQLEQYTKSGYSDLAVCLAKTPLSISTEARVKGAPTQFDVPIRELKLCAGAGFIYALCGNVMTMPGLPDKPAFMSLDINSKGQIVGLS; from the coding sequence CAGCTATAAATGGCGAGCTAGATCACAACCTAAAAACGCAAGGTAAACTCATCGTTGTTACTGCGATTACCCCGACTCCCCTCGGTGAAGGTAAAACAGTGACAACAATTGGTTTAGCTCAAGGTATTGCCAAATTAAATGAATCAGCTTCAGCGTGTATTAGGCAACCATCAATGGGACCTGTTTTTGGTGTTAAAGGAGGAGCGGCTGGAGGTGGCTATTCACAGGTCGCTCCAATGGAAGAGCTCAATTTACACCTCACAGGTGATATTCACGCTGTTACTGCAGCGCACAACCTTGCTTCAGCCGCAATAGATGCCCGTATTTACCATGAGCAAAGAGAAGGTACACTAGCCTTTGAGCAACGTTCAGGTTTACAAGCTTTAAACATCGATTCAGATCGAGTGGTATGGCGAAGAGTCCTTGATCATAATGACCGAGCTTTACGCATGATTACTGTCGGTAAAAATGAAGCTGGTAAGTCTATTAACGGCTATGAGCGTGAAGATGGGTTTGATATATCTGCGGCATCAGAATTAATGGCTATTTTAGCTCTTGCCTCAGATCTACAAGATTTGAGAAAACGTATTGGTAAGACCGTATTGGCTTATGATATTAACAATAAAGCACTGACAGCAGATGATTTTCAAGTAGCAGGAGCCATGACGGTCACTCTTAAAGATGCAATTGAACCGACATTAATGCAAACTCTTGAAGGTGTACCTGCCTTTATCCACTCGGGTCCTTTTGCCAATATTGCTCATGGTAACTCTTCCATTATTGCCGACAACATCGCTTTACAACTTTCAGATTACGTTGTAACAGAAGGTGGATTTGGCTCTGATATGGGATTTGAAAAAGCCTGCAATATCAAAGCACAAACATCGGGGAAATCACCAGATTGTGCTGTTATTGTTACTACCTTACGAGGGTTAAAAGCAAATTCTGGTTTATATAATCTTCAACAAGGTAACCCATTGCCAGACTCCATTTTCAATGATGACAATAAAGCATTGATCGCAGGCTTTGAAAACCTTAAATGGCACCTTAAAAATGTCAAAAAATATGGGGTCACACCTGTCGTAGCTATCAATCGATTCCCACAAGACTCAGACAATGAATTAGCGTTGCTTAAATCAATGGTTAATACCTATGACCCAGAAGTTTCAGTTGAGATCAGTAACGCTTTTGGACAAGGTGGTGAAGGAGCTATTGAGTTAGCCAAGTCCGTTATTAAAGCCTGTGATAATGATGACACATTTACGCCGCTCTACAAATTTGAACAAACGCTAGAAGAAAAAATCATGGCAGTCGCCGAAGTTGGATATGGGGCAAGCAGTGTTACCCTTTCTGAAACCGCCAAATGCCAATTGGAACAATACACAAAATCTGGATACTCCGATTTAGCGGTATGCCTAGCAAAGACACCTTTATCGATCTCCACTGAAGCACGGGTAAAAGGTGCACCAACTCAATTTGATGTACCAATTCGAGAACTCAAACTCTGTGCCGGTGCGGGCTTTATTTATGCATTGTGTGGCAATGTAATGACAATGCCAGGTTTACCAGACAAGCCAGCCTTTATGTCATTAGACATTAATTCAAAAGGTCAAATTGTTGGGTTAAGTTAA